In Arvicanthis niloticus isolate mArvNil1 chromosome 16, mArvNil1.pat.X, whole genome shotgun sequence, the sequence CCAGTTAGAAATACAGCACAAAGGAACGGTATGTTGTTAGTTCTCAATTTTAGTCATTGTGGGCCTGCCTGCTTaggccacagtgcacatgtggaacTCAaacccagggatcaaattcaggtcaccagCTTTTGCCTAGTGAGCCATCTCGATGGGTCAAGTGACATGTCTTGACTAAGGTCACAGAATTACTGTAAATGTTAGTCTTAAAATATAATCCATAGTTTCCAAGTCCAAGTTCAGGGCTTTTGGTACTGAATCTAGTATTTGCTTAGAGTAACTTGTGTTTTGAAATTTGGGGGATAAGGTCCTATTATATTACCCTGGCTGGTCTCAAAATTCAAGCTGAGCTCAGGTAACCTGCCACAGCCTTTGGAGTCACCGAGAactacaggtatgtgccatcatacATGACTTAATCAGCTATTTAGAGCTGAGTCCTCTACTAGAAAGCAAACAAGAGAGGAAATGACAAGTGCCCATATATGTGTATAGTTTGTTTAGTGCCTtgttggaaaacattttttttttcaaaaaaatattgaatatatcCAATCTCATTTCAAGATGGAAAAAGAATCTAGGCCATGGGGTTAGTCTAACTAAAATAATGCGTTGACTCCTAGATTGCAGCTCATGAAAAAATGGACCAGTTCTCCAAAGGTGCTCAGTCCACTATTTTTGTTTCAATATAGACCCCTCATAGACTTGGCAATTCCACTCCAGAGCAGAATACCGTATCAGCCTCAATTAGATCAGCAAACGCTCGTTCGATACATTTGTTTTAGAAGATTGTCAAGGCCTACAGACTTGTGGCATAATGAAACAACTTACCAAAGAGACTACTCCCTGCCATTTTATGAGCTTGGTACGTACTATCCCCTAGCTGAGCTCAGCCTTGCCAGTGGGCCATGATCAGCATGTCATAGGGGCTTACTGCCTAAAGGGGCATGACTGGGGCCAGTCAGACTGGGGGCAGAGATACATGTGTGCAGATCTGGGAGTGGAAAGAAGTCAAAGCCCaggcctttttcctttctttctagctCCTTGCATCTGAGACCAAAAGGGTGAAGCCACTGTAGCCACTGATGCTTTCAACTTTGGCTCATCGAGTGAATTGCTGAGTTTCTAAATGAGTGATCCCCCACAtttgccggggggggggggagggtggtcTCCCATTTTGCCAGGCACATATTTAGTTCCTATACAATTCTCTGGGCTGAGTGCTGTTGTTTTAAACAGGGAAAGCCACGTTTCCAAGATGTCTCATGAACTAACCCTAAATCACACACCAGGAGGAAAGAGGCAGAATTCACACCCATATTGCTTTCCAGCGTGGCTTGACTCAAAGCTAGACTGCCCGACACAGCCTGCACTGCTGATTGCTTcataattttcctttaaaagagttcCTGTCTTTTTGCTAAAACAGAAAACTGATGATACAAGTGTAACCAGCTAATCTAGAGGCTGAAGTTTGCAGACTGGAAGTTCAAAGCTgacctgggctacaaaatgagtttaAGAGTGGTAGAGTTGGGAAAgatttcccttctgtctcttgtCCCCAGAGAAGGCAGCTGCAGTCTGGAGGGATGCTATAGTCAGGAGGGAAGAGATATCCAGGCtgatagccagaaaaaaaaattctaaaagagctctGTTCACTCTTCAGACAGCCTTCTCTGATAGCtgctagaaaacattctaaaagagctgtgtcaGTTTTCTAAGTAATTCttgggattttaggtcagaaatcctgttagaaaaaattctaaaagagctgtgttcactCTCTCTGAATTTTCCAACGAAAATCAGAAATcctattagaaaaatatttttgaaaagctgTGTTTGCTCTCTAGAGATCTCCAGACCACTCAGCTCTTGCtagagaaaaattctaaaagatgtTTCTCTGCTGGCTCATCTCATACAGACCAAAAGCAGTTTCTTATTTACCTctcaattcagttatttattccaggttccctCTTGACCATCCCCCAAATTAGCATTCCATGACCTTAGCCCCTTAACTCTTAGGAAAAGGACAGCAAgcactcccccccacacacacacacaccccacccctgtttctaacattgcaaaagaattcagaggtcTGCTTGTCTTTGTAGAGTTAACTGGGTAGGACCTTCCTTGTCCGGAGATTCCCATTCTgaccacacctggacctaaattagctctgtcccaggctgaccctgagcTCAGGAATGTGCCTGCATTAGTAAGCataaagaacaataacaacatcTTAGCTGGGTGGGTCTTGTCCTGCAAGCCCCACTCCCTAAATCTCCTTGTCTCCTCCCTTAGTGTCTAGTCATATTCCCTCGATTACTGAAGTATTTTTCATTCCTCATATTGTGACATGCTTGTTTCTATAGTGTGTTTAAAGCACCTAATAGCAGAGAAAAGTTTTGTTATAATGCCATCATTAAAATGCTCTAGCCTTTGCCTCATTGGGAAAGACTGTCCTGTTCAACCCATGCCTTCCTTGGACCCTTCCTGTTACCCACAAGACTTGCTAGGGATTGTGGAGAGTTATGATTGGGATGGTGGCTCTAACGGGCATGAATTTAGAGATGGCAACAACTACAGACACAAAGTTGGCACAGACTGTCCTCCAGAAAATATAGGAAAGGAGACCAGGAGTCTAGGGTTAggacatcaaaataaaaataaaatggttcttactacattttaatataatctaataatATCTATTAATTGTAAACTAAAAAAAGAACTTTGATTCAATCCCCCTCTTctatatttaacaattttttaaattgcattcttATTTGTTACTCGTGTGCTCAGCCACGTACGTGAGCAAGCAGAGGTCATAGGTGAACTGGTGATGACTGGTTCTCTCCTCCACTACCTGGGGCCAGAGGATTGAACCCAATTTGTTAGACTTGACTATAACTGCCCTTTCCCATTGACCATCCCCCTGGCAcccatattttaattatatccctttaagtgttttaaaatacttttattgtaCACTGTTTCTTAAAAGATGGTGTGTTAAAATTTCAGAGTAGCCCTAAAACAAATCACTAATTAGTTTTAAATTCCAGGTTGGGATCGGAAATTAGGCACAATTTCATCGAATCCTAGACCAGTTAATTCAGTACCAGAAGTCTACTGTTGTGGTGGCGAGAGAAGTGGCTTTGCaagaagcactttttaaaactaAAGTAAGCATGGAATTCCAAGAAAACaactttgggcatttttttttagtGACTAAATTACCAGTAACAACACTGCCTCTAATGTATATACAGATGGATCTAACCCTAAATGAATTTTgtattgaaaattttttttcagggCAAACTGTTTGGGAAATCAAGATCCAACCTTGAGAACATGTCATTTGTTGAAGGGGATAGCTGTGCTGTGCAGTACAATGCTTGCCTGCAACACTACCACATAAACGGGAAAATAAAAACGATGTCAATGTCGTAATTTGTCATAAGCTGTTAGCATCTTGTTGCTGGTGCTGACCAACCTAACCTTCTCAGTAAGTGTTCATCCATGGGCTCAGAGATTATACAGTAACTTCCTGCACTTATGATTATGCCattattacatatacacacagagaggggggggggaagagggcaagaagggagagaagagagaggaagagagccagaGAACTGCTCAAGGAAGAAGACTGGGAGACAGCTCTGTAGTGGGATGTAGGACTAGTGAAGAGTGGGGTTGATGGACACCTGTTTACAGAAGAGTTAACTGTAGCTGCTAAGGCCTGTTTGTAGCTTCTTGGAACATGCCCCCAcctggttctgattggtaaataaagatgcagatagccaatagctggggaggacAGACAGGTGggattttaggattcctgggtttgggatgggaggaggaagaaagaggagggagatcCGTCATGCCCGGCAGAATGTGGAGGAGAGGGAAAATGCCACGCCTGAGAAGAGTGGAGGACAGAGAGGTATCACCTTCATGTGAAGGAGCCGGGAATGCATGGCCTAGGGCTGCCCAGCTGGGTTCAGAGCAGCCAAGACAGAGTAATAACCCAGGATTAACTACGTGGAGGTTAGGCAGCAGCCCAGCTATCGTGCTGATTGAAATACAGCACAATAAGTCCTATGAAAtacaaaggctgtgtgtgtgtctttcatttgggaacctAGACCACTGGAGTGGGTAGAGAACCTGCTGCCGAGattcattaattaataatttatactACAGTTAAAAACATCCTTCTCAAAGCTACCAAGTTACCATGTCAACTAGGCATCACCAAGAGATTTGAAAACCAACACAAGAAAGACTAAGGCTGCCCTGTGATATACTATCTATCTGCAAGCACCCCTGAAGGCTGTGAGGTTCTAGCCCCAGCCCAAAGTTCTGAGAACTTGCATGGAGAGTACTGGTGTTTTAAGCCCTGGTCCAAGTCTGAAGGCCTGGTTCAGTCCAAATGAGTTTCCTGCATTTAATTAAATACTTAGTCCCTAATTGGTGGCCCTGTTTGGGTAGGTTTAAAAGATGTGGCCATACTGGAAGAAATCTGGACTggatttgagatttcaaaagccacaTACCACTCCCAATGTTCTCTCCCTTATGGTTACAGTTCAAGATGGAAGATCTCAGCCACCacgcttgcttgcttgcttttcttgccATGCTTTCCCATCAGGACTCATCCCTTTGTGTCAGGTAACAGCTCATGATGGACAGCTTAAGTTGCATGGTAACTTGGTAGCTTAAGGTCAAACATTCAGTCTCTATTGAAGCCCAACAGCAGGGCAAGAACCATCTGAAAAGGAAAGTAGTTTTCTGCAAGAAAAAGGGGTCTGGCTCTGAGTTCTAAAGACCTGTTCTGTGGTTCTGGGCCTGGCAACGTCTTTAAACACATCCCTATTTGCCACAGACAAGTCCACTGGATCATGTGGCCTTAGTAGTAGGGCAGCTTGCAGAATAGCCTGGACGTACTATAGAGTATTTTCTTGTCACGAGCTCAACTTAAACATTAGTTTTTGGTAGTATGCAAGTCTATAAGATGAGAATTCCCTTATTTCAATGATTTGTTTGGCAAAATTAGCAGCTTGAAATAACAAGACCAAATGAGGAGTAAGTTACATATAAAATAGAGAGGCCCTGTAGGCATGGCTTACCAGGAGGAGCCTGATGCAACAACCTAACCTTTCCTTTAGGAGGGCTAtctttttgaagttttattttatttttactgcacttttgtcctgtccagcagggcattaaacaggggcccggggagatcacctgaaagagaaagtgggggaaacagGCCGACCCAAAGAATGGTGATCTGTCTATAGTCTCATCAAatggcaatttttactttttcacacaggggttatatacacaaaaaggcaggatgtggggaaggggatgacacaggaacatacgtgttcagggggaatacagatatcttccagagcagagtatcagctgggtgaagcttcaggggacagatcactgtgactctgcctatgattcacttgtccttatctaagttggtactatccaccaaggtcacctatctacaagatCTATTAtttactcaggctggtaaatttccaccaaagccgcctgtttacaatatcttatagctatctgtttcagcgttttttccacagagacctgagactttgtgttagcaggctgacttaggcctaatggctgattttaggccttcagcgtataagcaaagctgcccctgacatacttgactatttattattatgtatacatgcacatgggGGCATGCATGTTGTGTGCATGGCACatgtgtgaggtcagaggacaacagttGGGCTAAATGGGGATCCCATGCCTGCCCTGTCACAGGGCTAGGGCCATTGCTCCAGGGAGGCAGGATGCGGGACTGGATGCAGAAAGTTTGACTGTGCCCCACGCTGGTGCCGGTGAGTGCCAAGAGTGAGAAGCTGCTGCAGGGACACTGCTCTGGATGACCTGCAGGGGGACCAGGAACTGTCTGGTTCTCAGCCCCTGGGCACCCAGGCACctccagaagccatggaagaactgAAAATGcatgggctggactggcccatggctgaaggggagagagggagagaagctccggcTGTGCTCTgcagggagagtccttggcttggcttggtcATGGCAGTCAGctggcttgggttggtggttgctATGGCTGGGACAGCAGAGAGGTCTGCGGGAGATTAGCCTGTGGCTCTGAAGACAAGGGCCTTCTCCATTGCTCCCCATTGTGGGTCTCGATGAatagagacagtccatggttttaagaagtttattgtcatggcgaaaagtagatgagaaaccgtaccccagttttctcagggtgggcctgaggttaaataccttttgcagggaggagtgtctgggaaggaaagcttaactggctaagcccttctggcatttaggtacctcattaaaacaGAGATCTGTCTCGAGGCTACGTGGCCTgcagtcatgccctctacctgtggaggggttaGGGGatgttgccctacatgactgaaggacacaaatctatggag encodes:
- the Spmip3 gene encoding protein SPMIP3 isoform X2, with amino-acid sequence MTTIRLREFVERRPSIPPRLYIAHQGRDLKGYYPGQLARLHFDYSVRKAPRPLIDLAIPLQSRIPYQPQLDQQTLVRYICFRRLSRPTDLWHNETTYQRDYSLPFYELGWDRKLGTISSNPRPVNSVPEVYCCGGERSGFARSTF
- the Spmip3 gene encoding protein SPMIP3 isoform X1; the protein is MGMVCPLIMTTIRLREFVERRPSIPPRLYIAHQGRDLKGYYPGQLARLHFDYSVRKAPRPLIDLAIPLQSRIPYQPQLDQQTLVRYICFRRLSRPTDLWHNETTYQRDYSLPFYELGWDRKLGTISSNPRPVNSVPEVYCCGGERSGFARSTF